In Halobaculum rubrum, the following are encoded in one genomic region:
- a CDS encoding ABC transporter substrate-binding protein: MDGTTTGGTGGASGTVKIGVLQPISGDLQYYGQQALWGFSSGLGYKAGGEPSVTAETGSQTVTVGDVDYELYIRDSQFSADTAQTLATNLVTDQEVDMLFGCASSGAATRVSTTVAQQAGVPYMAGPAASASLTADSESCSDMVFRASENTAMDARSGGKYVAQESDVSRVFLFGADYSFGRAVVNNYETVLEAEGVEIVGKRFVPQGYSEWEGLLDNAVEAGAEGIVGGFTVATLPSLFTTYLQGDYDFTVFGGFATAITNNVVGGLLQNQLGKPLTQEKLDGAGIGPFTTRYHWNQYDNEINSAFVDGYVNAYGRVPDLFTSGTFTAASAIVQGVEESGSTEGADIAEALRGMTVADSPKGTDAYTFQEYNNQARSEMTVADVVPTADEWSDAWGAAVQPSEPVARISAEETTIPADSDDMGCSL; this comes from the coding sequence ATGGACGGAACAACGACCGGCGGCACGGGCGGGGCGTCCGGAACGGTGAAGATCGGCGTGCTCCAGCCCATCTCCGGGGACCTCCAGTACTACGGACAGCAGGCGCTGTGGGGCTTTTCCTCGGGACTCGGGTACAAAGCCGGGGGAGAACCGTCGGTGACGGCGGAGACGGGGAGTCAGACGGTCACCGTGGGCGATGTGGACTACGAGCTGTATATCCGCGACAGCCAGTTCTCCGCGGACACCGCCCAGACGCTCGCGACGAACCTCGTGACCGACCAAGAAGTCGATATGCTGTTCGGGTGTGCCTCATCGGGGGCCGCTACCCGCGTGAGCACGACCGTCGCCCAGCAGGCCGGCGTCCCGTACATGGCCGGGCCCGCGGCGTCGGCGTCGCTCACCGCGGACTCGGAGTCGTGCAGTGACATGGTGTTCCGTGCCTCCGAGAACACGGCGATGGACGCGCGCTCGGGCGGGAAGTACGTCGCCCAGGAGTCGGACGTCTCGCGGGTGTTCCTCTTCGGCGCCGACTACTCGTTCGGCCGAGCGGTCGTCAACAACTACGAAACGGTGTTGGAAGCGGAGGGCGTCGAGATCGTCGGCAAGCGCTTCGTTCCCCAGGGGTACAGCGAATGGGAGGGGCTGCTCGACAACGCCGTCGAGGCGGGCGCCGAGGGCATCGTCGGTGGGTTTACCGTCGCGACGCTTCCGTCACTGTTTACGACGTACCTCCAGGGGGATTACGACTTCACGGTGTTCGGCGGCTTCGCGACCGCGATCACGAACAACGTCGTCGGCGGCCTCCTCCAGAACCAACTGGGCAAGCCGCTCACCCAGGAGAAACTCGACGGTGCCGGCATCGGCCCGTTCACCACCCGCTACCACTGGAACCAGTACGACAACGAGATCAACTCGGCGTTCGTCGACGGCTACGTGAACGCGTACGGCCGCGTTCCGGACCTGTTCACCTCCGGGACGTTCACGGCCGCTTCGGCGATCGTGCAGGGCGTCGAGGAGAGCGGCTCCACCGAGGGCGCCGACATCGCCGAGGCCCTGCGCGGAATGACCGTCGCGGACTCCCCGAAGGGGACGGACGCGTACACCTTCCAGGAGTACAACAACCAGGCCCGGTCGGAGATGACCGTCGCGGACGTCGTCCCGACGGCCGACGAGTGGAGCGACGCCTGGGGCGCGGCCGTTCAGCCGAGCGAGCCGGTCGCGCGCATCTCGGCCGAGGAGACGACGATCCCGGCCGACAGCGACGACATGGGCTGCTCGCTGTAG
- a CDS encoding rhodanese-like domain-containing protein: MSSIRPEELDDRLDGGNAPFVLDIRPQAAFQRTAIDGSHNVPVYDDLRSGDDAALRAHLDEIPRGEDVVVVCKMGVVAKRATGVLDAAGYDAVTLAGGISGWNGYRKGSIGYTIRSLIWDLKSAL; encoded by the coding sequence ATGAGTAGCATCCGTCCCGAGGAGTTGGACGACCGACTCGACGGCGGCAACGCCCCGTTCGTGCTGGATATCCGCCCGCAAGCGGCCTTCCAGCGGACCGCGATCGACGGCAGCCACAACGTGCCCGTCTACGACGATCTCCGGAGCGGGGACGACGCCGCGCTCCGTGCACACCTCGACGAGATCCCGCGCGGCGAGGACGTGGTGGTCGTCTGCAAGATGGGCGTCGTCGCCAAACGCGCGACGGGCGTACTCGACGCCGCGGGGTACGATGCCGTAACGCTCGCGGGCGGCATCAGCGGCTGGAACGGCTACCGGAAGGGATCGATCGGGTACACGATCCGGTCGCTGATCTGGGACCTCAAATCGGCACTGTAG
- a CDS encoding AbrB/MazE/SpoVT family DNA-binding domain-containing protein: MSAETDAQGRLYIPKEVREKYGQKYHIVMYEDRIELIPVADDPLAAVREAAGGLHEASVEEIREDIEAEAKDEAAEAGSDR, translated from the coding sequence ATGTCAGCAGAGACGGATGCACAGGGACGGCTGTACATCCCGAAAGAGGTGCGCGAGAAGTACGGCCAGAAGTATCACATCGTCATGTACGAGGACAGAATCGAACTGATCCCGGTTGCGGACGACCCACTCGCCGCTGTCCGCGAAGCGGCGGGCGGGCTTCACGAAGCGTCCGTCGAGGAAATCAGGGAGGACATCGAGGCGGAGGCGAAAGACGAAGCTGCGGAAGCCGGTAGCGACAGATGA
- a CDS encoding PIN domain-containing protein: MTVYVETDFLLALAKDTDWLQNSAEDALDEYDVETSPFSYLELLLARERYEFDYVPLVANLLELVPVGNEEEKQVVLKAVNYYDEGMTSFDAFHAATAETRGMNVLSSEKDYEEIEVERLPLEPTDEK, from the coding sequence ATGACGGTGTACGTCGAGACAGATTTCCTGCTCGCACTCGCCAAAGATACCGATTGGTTACAAAACTCGGCAGAGGACGCCCTCGATGAGTACGACGTCGAAACGTCGCCGTTCTCGTACCTCGAACTCCTCCTCGCCCGGGAACGGTACGAGTTCGACTACGTTCCGCTGGTAGCAAACCTGCTCGAACTCGTCCCCGTGGGAAACGAGGAAGAGAAACAGGTGGTTCTGAAAGCGGTTAACTACTACGACGAGGGGATGACGTCGTTCGACGCGTTCCACGCAGCGACTGCGGAAACGCGTGGGATGAACGTGCTCTCGTCTGAGAAAGACTACGAAGAGATCGAGGTCGAACGACTCCCACTTGAACCAACTGACGAGAAATAA
- a CDS encoding chorismate mutase has translation MSYDDTTQSPEELEAMSLDELREEIADIDRELVELIARRTYVADTIAGVKERRDLPTTDETQEQAVMDRAGENAERFDVDANLVKAIFRLLIELNKVEQRESR, from the coding sequence ATGAGCTACGACGATACGACTCAATCCCCCGAGGAACTGGAGGCAATGAGCCTGGACGAACTGCGAGAGGAGATCGCGGACATCGACCGCGAGTTGGTCGAACTGATCGCCCGGCGTACGTACGTCGCCGACACCATCGCCGGCGTGAAGGAGCGTCGCGACCTGCCGACGACCGACGAGACGCAAGAGCAGGCCGTGATGGACCGGGCCGGCGAGAACGCCGAGCGCTTCGACGTGGACGCGAACCTCGTGAAGGCGATCTTCCGACTGCTGATCGAGTTGAACAAGGTAGAACAAAGAGAGAGTCGGTAG
- a CDS encoding shikimate kinase, producing MEGRAAAPGAGTVVNALATGRGAAFALDLETSATVALDPNAEGVTGTIAGAPDGDTTLIERCVERVVDRYGTGEGGAVETESEVPTAAGLKSSSAAANATVVATLSALGLEVANDPDADVTKTEACRVGVRAARDAGVTVTGAFDDASASMLGGVTVTDNTADELLVSDDPFAEHALVWTPPERAYSADTDVSACERVAPMAELATEMALEGDYVRAMTVNGLAFSAALGFPTDPAVEAMADCDGVSLSGTGPSVVAVGDREALATVRERWAARDGETRLIRTRETGVRAL from the coding sequence ATGGAAGGACGCGCCGCCGCGCCGGGCGCCGGGACCGTCGTCAACGCGCTCGCGACGGGCCGCGGCGCCGCGTTCGCGCTGGATCTGGAGACGAGCGCGACGGTCGCGCTCGACCCGAACGCCGAGGGCGTCACCGGCACCATCGCCGGCGCGCCCGACGGGGACACGACGCTGATCGAGCGGTGCGTCGAGCGGGTCGTCGACCGCTACGGCACCGGCGAGGGCGGGGCCGTCGAGACCGAAAGCGAGGTGCCGACCGCGGCGGGGCTGAAGAGTTCGAGCGCGGCCGCGAACGCGACCGTGGTGGCGACGCTGTCGGCGCTCGGGCTGGAGGTGGCGAACGACCCCGACGCCGACGTGACGAAGACCGAAGCGTGTCGCGTCGGCGTCCGCGCCGCTCGCGACGCCGGCGTCACCGTCACCGGCGCGTTCGACGACGCCTCGGCGTCGATGCTCGGCGGCGTCACCGTCACCGACAACACGGCGGACGAACTCCTCGTCAGCGACGACCCGTTCGCCGAGCACGCGCTCGTGTGGACGCCGCCCGAGCGGGCGTACTCCGCGGACACGGACGTCTCAGCGTGCGAGCGCGTCGCGCCGATGGCGGAGTTGGCGACGGAAATGGCGCTCGAGGGCGACTACGTGCGGGCGATGACGGTGAACGGGCTCGCCTTCTCGGCGGCGTTGGGGTTCCCGACCGACCCCGCCGTTGAGGCGATGGCCGACTGCGACGGCGTCTCGCTGTCGGGCACCGGCCCGAGCGTCGTCGCCGTCGGCGACCGCGAGGCGCTGGCGACGGTGCGCGAGCGATGGGCGGCCCGCGACGGCGAGACGCGACTGATTCGGACGCGCGAGACCGGTGTGCGGGCGCTGTGA
- a CDS encoding diadenylate cyclase: MEELDQVLKKYASSQDLMDRIRYVAETLSVEFDKWDDQYVSGPSLYFLVVAETDFEEYTDPLGENIWPTDRCKIVLDSLEGFRRVAEDVAFSRDGAIIVTGDGTIQRQMVRVRSPNHAEVSAVADLEYPDWMGTKHMSALETSLRKNVLWAITLSEENGRVTTYLDGTYQDYPREEIGGRWRPDQ, encoded by the coding sequence ATGGAAGAACTCGACCAGGTTTTGAAAAAGTACGCCTCCAGCCAGGATCTGATGGACCGGATCCGATACGTTGCCGAGACGTTGAGTGTGGAGTTCGATAAGTGGGACGACCAGTACGTGAGTGGTCCCAGCTTGTACTTTCTGGTCGTTGCCGAAACCGATTTCGAGGAGTACACCGACCCACTCGGCGAGAACATCTGGCCGACCGATCGGTGTAAGATCGTCCTCGACTCGCTCGAGGGGTTTCGGCGGGTCGCCGAGGACGTCGCGTTCAGCCGGGACGGCGCGATCATCGTAACTGGAGACGGAACGATTCAACGACAGATGGTGCGAGTTCGGAGCCCCAATCACGCGGAAGTGTCCGCAGTCGCGGACCTCGAGTACCCCGACTGGATGGGGACCAAACACATGAGTGCCCTCGAAACATCGCTCCGAAAGAACGTCCTGTGGGCGATCACGCTCAGTGAAGAGAACGGTCGTGTCACCACGTATCTCGACGGCACATATCAGGACTATCCCCGCGAGGAGATCGGCGGCCGGTGGCGACCGGACCAGTAG
- a CDS encoding DUF5796 family protein, producing MSAPHRNDIAPASVSVALREEGVEVEYLDGRVTFYHGVPQVVEETLTTSPGKETHVLVTDPTETEGVLLYVNDLRTHDDILEQTGVGRVILGEDEDEELFPGVTARRPGGQRTEIEADPEVAGGRVFAFVEDDWGEESYEFVAGDDAGDVDADAAAEGNGGE from the coding sequence ATGAGCGCCCCGCACCGCAACGACATCGCGCCCGCGAGCGTCTCGGTCGCCCTCCGCGAGGAGGGCGTCGAGGTGGAGTACCTCGACGGCCGGGTCACCTTCTACCACGGCGTCCCGCAGGTCGTCGAGGAGACTCTCACCACCTCGCCGGGCAAGGAGACGCACGTGCTCGTCACCGACCCCACCGAGACGGAGGGTGTCCTGCTGTACGTGAACGACCTGCGGACGCACGACGATATCCTCGAACAGACCGGCGTCGGTCGCGTCATCCTCGGCGAGGATGAGGATGAGGAGCTGTTTCCCGGCGTCACCGCCCGCCGGCCGGGGGGTCAACGCACCGAGATCGAGGCGGATCCCGAGGTCGCCGGCGGGCGCGTGTTCGCCTTCGTCGAAGACGACTGGGGCGAGGAGAGCTACGAGTTCGTCGCGGGCGACGACGCCGGCGACGTGGACGCCGACGCGGCCGCGGAGGGGAACGGGGGCGAGTGA
- a CDS encoding DUF7508 domain-containing protein — protein sequence MSLRKPWRDLDRSAAAAAPVRHGVYELADADGEPVGHGVGVLRDEVKEALAYGDAAKVRWLVAESREHAERLADDRF from the coding sequence ATGAGCCTCCGGAAGCCGTGGCGAGACCTGGACCGATCGGCGGCCGCCGCCGCGCCCGTCCGGCACGGCGTCTACGAGTTGGCCGACGCCGACGGGGAGCCGGTCGGACACGGAGTCGGCGTCCTCCGCGACGAGGTGAAGGAGGCGCTCGCCTACGGCGACGCTGCGAAGGTCCGGTGGCTCGTCGCGGAGTCGCGCGAGCACGCGGAACGCCTCGCGGACGACCGCTTCTGA
- a CDS encoding DUF7128 family protein has translation MVTATERDEMTWYQCDACGLLFDDPDDAEQHEEHCDAEDPSYLQ, from the coding sequence ATGGTCACGGCAACGGAGCGTGACGAGATGACCTGGTACCAGTGTGACGCCTGCGGCCTGCTGTTCGACGACCCCGACGACGCCGAACAGCACGAGGAGCACTGCGACGCGGAAGACCCCTCCTACCTCCAGTAG
- a CDS encoding S1C family serine protease: MPTRRDVLAGLASAGAVGAAGCVQVGSSDAAPQAADSNESAGTDAGGHEAASSATETDVYRSTIQSVVGVLNYGRNGPQGSGSGFVAGDGYVVTNQHVVAGATEVKLRFQGNTWRDAEIVGTDAYSDLAVLRAENRPEFATPLSWVDTDPEPPVGTPVMAIGSPYGFSGSASTGVISGVDRVLSAPNNFTVADSVQTDAALNPGNSGGPVVTFGGDVAAVAARGGGDNLGFGVSAELSKQVVPALATDGEYDHSFMGVRLLEVTPLIAEAYDLDDVGGVLIVEVLDDGPAAGTLRGTDDERIVDGVSVPTGGDVVVGIGGTDVEVQADLSNYLALETDPGDAVEFIVLRDGSETTVSFELGERPDPGI, translated from the coding sequence ATGCCAACACGACGCGACGTTCTGGCGGGGCTCGCGAGCGCGGGCGCCGTCGGCGCCGCCGGCTGCGTGCAGGTGGGCTCTTCCGACGCCGCCCCGCAGGCGGCCGACTCGAACGAAAGCGCGGGCACCGACGCCGGAGGACACGAGGCCGCGTCGTCGGCGACCGAGACCGACGTGTACCGGTCGACGATCCAGTCGGTCGTCGGCGTCCTCAACTACGGCCGGAACGGTCCCCAGGGAAGCGGGTCCGGCTTCGTCGCGGGCGACGGCTACGTCGTCACGAACCAGCACGTCGTCGCCGGCGCGACCGAGGTGAAGCTCCGGTTTCAGGGCAACACGTGGCGCGACGCCGAGATCGTCGGCACCGACGCCTACTCGGATCTCGCGGTGTTGCGCGCCGAGAACCGCCCCGAGTTCGCGACGCCGCTGTCGTGGGTCGACACCGACCCCGAGCCGCCGGTCGGGACCCCGGTGATGGCGATCGGCTCGCCGTACGGCTTCAGCGGCTCGGCCTCCACCGGCGTCATCTCCGGTGTCGACCGAGTGCTGTCGGCGCCGAACAACTTCACCGTCGCCGACTCGGTGCAGACCGACGCCGCGCTCAACCCCGGGAACTCGGGCGGCCCCGTCGTCACCTTCGGCGGGGACGTCGCGGCGGTCGCCGCCCGCGGCGGCGGCGACAACCTCGGCTTCGGCGTCTCGGCCGAGCTGTCGAAGCAGGTCGTCCCCGCGCTCGCGACTGACGGCGAGTACGACCACTCCTTCATGGGCGTTCGCCTCCTCGAGGTGACTCCCCTCATCGCGGAGGCGTACGACCTTGACGACGTGGGCGGCGTGCTCATCGTCGAGGTGCTCGATGACGGACCCGCCGCCGGCACCCTCCGGGGAACCGACGACGAGCGGATCGTCGACGGCGTCAGCGTCCCCACCGGCGGCGACGTGGTCGTCGGGATCGGCGGCACCGACGTGGAGGTGCAGGCCGACCTCTCGAACTACCTCGCTTTGGAGACCGATCCCGGCGACGCCGTGGAGTTTATAGTGCTCCGTGACGGGTCCGAGACGACTGTCTCGTTCGAACTCGGGGAGCGACCCGACCCCGGAATCTGA
- a CDS encoding methyl-accepting chemotaxis protein translates to MSRIPDALRRTYLRKFTALTLATLLVVTAAGFALQGQVAATLTDQTHDDLSSNAETTASEVSSWVDNNEQSVRLVSQQLERDAGDGGAVQTTIEHEFERLSGRVIALHYVDVNSMAVERSTTDNAVGTTLTGIDWESGATDLSAVKPTEAVVSSTYERNGAHWMAFASGVPGTDRALVMTVDAAAVAGDATTGSEGDTRVVDAGSATVLFSSDAEVLGQQFAGGLDSHALTHGQETAGAHDMAGTNTVMAYAPVDGTDWVVIRSMPQSAAYALVTQVRLALGAVIGIAALGFLVIGVTLGRSTSRTLRDLATRAEALAAGDTDSAAAEPDDRIDEVGAVQESFGEVRRYLATATAQATAVADGEFDAPVLDRTVPGELGEALTEMRDELESLIEEMRATNEALATAAESYGETMERAAEGDLTARMDADVDDESMARIAAEFNEMMDELAATVGEVDRAAAAVAAASEEADAGVAEAERAAGEVADSTDEIAAGVDKQVSHLQEVTAEMSDLSAAVEEVAATADQVANMSEEAAERGDRGADLADEAVEEMAAIEEHTQSTAEVVRGLESEVTAIGDIVDLIDDIAEQTNTLALNASIEAAHAGAEGDGFAVVAEEVKTLATETREATGRIADRIEAVQSSTADAVEDIEETSERVEDGAETIETGLDALGDVVEAVEEANDGVQSISTAADDQAASAEEVVAMADEVASVSEEAAAEADSVSAAAAEQSASLNQVSGEVERLAGRAADLRELAGSFETGEDAAAEGGVEARPSDRGVDDRGDFEFGDDGAVADGGEPGVTDRDANGTESRGN, encoded by the coding sequence ATGAGTCGCATTCCAGACGCCCTGAGGAGAACGTACCTCAGGAAGTTCACGGCGCTCACGCTGGCGACGCTGCTGGTCGTCACGGCCGCCGGGTTCGCGCTGCAAGGGCAGGTCGCCGCGACGCTGACCGACCAGACGCACGACGATCTCAGCTCGAACGCGGAGACGACCGCCAGCGAGGTGTCGAGCTGGGTCGACAACAACGAACAGTCGGTCAGGCTCGTCTCTCAACAGCTGGAGAGAGACGCAGGCGACGGCGGGGCGGTGCAGACGACGATCGAACACGAGTTCGAGCGGCTGTCGGGCCGTGTCATCGCCCTCCACTACGTCGACGTGAACTCGATGGCGGTCGAGCGCAGCACGACCGACAACGCCGTCGGCACGACGCTGACCGGGATCGACTGGGAGTCCGGGGCGACGGACCTCTCGGCGGTCAAGCCGACCGAAGCGGTCGTCTCGTCGACGTACGAGCGCAACGGCGCCCACTGGATGGCGTTCGCGAGCGGCGTTCCCGGAACCGATCGCGCGCTCGTGATGACCGTCGACGCCGCCGCCGTTGCGGGTGACGCGACGACAGGATCTGAGGGCGATACCCGGGTCGTCGACGCCGGGAGCGCCACGGTCCTGTTCAGCTCGGACGCCGAGGTGCTGGGCCAACAGTTCGCCGGCGGCCTCGACTCCCACGCGCTCACCCACGGCCAAGAGACGGCTGGCGCCCACGACATGGCGGGGACGAACACCGTGATGGCGTACGCGCCGGTCGACGGAACCGACTGGGTCGTCATCCGGTCGATGCCGCAGTCGGCCGCGTACGCGCTGGTGACGCAGGTTCGGCTCGCCCTGGGTGCCGTCATCGGTATCGCCGCGCTGGGCTTTCTCGTCATCGGTGTGACTCTGGGTCGGTCGACCTCGCGGACGCTGCGGGACCTCGCGACCCGCGCCGAGGCGCTCGCGGCCGGTGACACCGACTCGGCCGCCGCCGAGCCCGACGATCGGATCGACGAGGTCGGCGCAGTCCAGGAGTCGTTCGGGGAGGTCCGACGCTACCTCGCGACCGCGACCGCGCAAGCGACGGCCGTCGCCGACGGCGAGTTCGACGCGCCGGTGCTCGATCGGACCGTCCCCGGCGAACTCGGCGAGGCCCTCACGGAGATGCGCGACGAACTCGAGTCGCTGATCGAGGAGATGCGCGCGACCAACGAGGCGCTCGCGACCGCCGCCGAGTCGTACGGCGAGACCATGGAGCGGGCGGCCGAGGGCGACCTCACCGCCCGGATGGACGCCGACGTGGACGACGAGTCGATGGCGCGGATCGCCGCGGAGTTCAACGAGATGATGGACGAGCTGGCGGCGACCGTCGGGGAGGTCGACCGCGCCGCCGCCGCGGTCGCGGCCGCCAGCGAGGAGGCGGACGCCGGCGTCGCCGAGGCCGAGCGCGCCGCCGGCGAGGTGGCCGACTCGACCGACGAGATCGCCGCGGGCGTCGACAAGCAGGTGAGCCACCTCCAGGAGGTGACCGCCGAGATGTCCGACCTGTCGGCGGCCGTCGAGGAGGTCGCTGCGACCGCCGATCAGGTCGCGAACATGAGCGAGGAGGCCGCCGAGCGCGGCGACCGCGGCGCCGATCTGGCGGACGAGGCCGTCGAGGAGATGGCCGCCATCGAGGAACACACGCAGTCGACCGCCGAGGTCGTTCGCGGCCTCGAGTCCGAGGTGACGGCGATCGGCGACATCGTCGACCTGATCGACGACATCGCCGAGCAGACGAACACGCTGGCGCTCAACGCCTCCATCGAGGCCGCCCATGCGGGCGCCGAGGGCGACGGCTTCGCCGTCGTCGCCGAGGAGGTCAAGACTCTGGCGACGGAGACCCGCGAGGCGACCGGCCGGATCGCCGACCGGATCGAGGCGGTGCAGTCGTCGACCGCCGACGCCGTCGAGGACATCGAGGAGACCAGCGAGCGCGTCGAGGATGGCGCCGAGACGATCGAGACGGGACTGGACGCGCTCGGCGACGTGGTCGAGGCCGTCGAGGAGGCCAACGACGGCGTCCAGTCCATCTCCACCGCGGCCGACGATCAGGCCGCGAGCGCCGAGGAGGTCGTCGCCATGGCCGACGAGGTCGCGAGCGTGAGCGAGGAGGCCGCCGCGGAGGCCGACAGCGTGTCGGCGGCGGCCGCCGAACAGTCCGCGTCGCTGAACCAGGTGAGCGGCGAGGTCGAGCGACTCGCGGGGCGGGCGGCCGACCTGCGGGAGCTGGCGGGGAGCTTCGAGACGGGGGAGGATGCGGCAGCCGAGGGCGGCGTCGAGGCCCGTCCGAGCGACCGCGGAGTCGACGACCGCGGCGACTTCGAGTTCGGCGACGACGGGGCGGTCGCCGACGGCGGAGAGCCAGGCGTGACGGACCGCGACGCGAACGGGACCGAGAGCCGCGGGAACTGA
- a CDS encoding acyl-CoA thioesterase — MTELLLPNDTNNLGRALGGAVLHWMDICGAIAAMRFSRRQCVTASMDHVDFIAPIDLGEVAVIEAYVFNTGRTSVDVKVDVRAENPRTGEERRTTTSFLTFVALDEDGTPTPVPDLECPTPEEAALREEATEERRAQLTDVSERLG; from the coding sequence ATGACGGAATTGTTGCTTCCCAACGACACGAACAACCTCGGGCGGGCGTTGGGTGGCGCGGTCCTCCACTGGATGGACATCTGCGGCGCCATCGCGGCGATGCGCTTCTCGCGGCGCCAGTGCGTCACGGCGTCGATGGACCACGTCGACTTCATCGCACCCATCGACTTGGGCGAGGTGGCCGTGATCGAAGCGTACGTGTTCAACACCGGCCGCACAAGCGTCGACGTGAAGGTCGACGTTCGCGCCGAGAACCCCAGAACCGGCGAGGAGCGGCGGACGACCACCTCGTTTCTCACGTTCGTCGCGCTCGACGAGGACGGTACGCCGACGCCCGTGCCGGACCTCGAGTGTCCGACCCCGGAGGAAGCGGCGTTGCGCGAGGAGGCGACCGAGGAACGGCGGGCGCAGTTGACCGACGTGAGCGAACGGCTGGGATGA
- a CDS encoding bifunctional nuclease family protein translates to MDHEAEVAGIGVGAGPDGEEVPAVVLRTRGEYLPIFVTPDQARSIRDALAGEPFDRPLTHDLLVEMVTEFGGAVDSVRIDDIVDGTFYGKLTAERYVDGEPDRFVFDARPSDAIAIAARLECPIRVSDEVIDTAGQPPKSFDVDADSDDPGPRGSGPRDRESSRSESDPDDEFRSR, encoded by the coding sequence ATGGACCACGAGGCCGAGGTCGCCGGCATCGGCGTGGGGGCGGGGCCGGACGGCGAGGAGGTTCCCGCGGTCGTGCTCCGCACCCGCGGGGAGTATCTCCCGATCTTCGTGACCCCGGATCAGGCGCGCTCGATCCGCGACGCGCTCGCGGGCGAGCCGTTCGATCGACCGCTCACCCACGACCTGCTCGTCGAGATGGTGACGGAGTTCGGCGGCGCGGTCGACTCCGTCCGGATCGACGACATCGTCGACGGCACCTTCTACGGCAAACTCACCGCCGAGCGCTACGTCGACGGCGAGCCGGACCGGTTCGTCTTCGACGCCCGCCCCAGCGACGCTATCGCCATCGCCGCCCGGCTCGAGTGTCCGATCCGCGTGAGCGACGAGGTGATCGACACCGCCGGGCAGCCGCCGAAGTCGTTCGACGTGGACGCCGACAGCGACGACCCAGGACCCCGGGGTTCCGGTCCCCGAGATCGAGAGAGCAGCCGCTCGGAGTCGGACCCGGACGACGAGTTCCGCTCCCGCTGA